In Desulfomicrobium apsheronum, a single window of DNA contains:
- a CDS encoding (2Fe-2S)-binding protein: MSELVCYCFGYTSDDIEQDVIQKGKSTIFERIMNEKKAGGCQCAEKNPKGR; the protein is encoded by the coding sequence ATGTCAGAACTCGTATGCTATTGTTTTGGCTATACATCCGACGATATTGAGCAGGATGTTATTCAAAAAGGAAAATCTACAATTTTTGAACGTATCATGAACGAAAAAAAGGCTGGTGGGTGCCAGTGTGCTGAAAAGAATCCGAAAGGTCGCTGA